A genomic region of Dreissena polymorpha isolate Duluth1 chromosome 4, UMN_Dpol_1.0, whole genome shotgun sequence contains the following coding sequences:
- the LOC127876197 gene encoding uncharacterized protein LOC127876197 isoform X1, translating to MGAFWGVPTNTEDTRVVTTIMADGNGDVSSAFERMSLDPKHIGANFNEWVKPVANFDGCDQGWIKSLKESELIGDIDFGSKPWARSREAVDYVMKELQNAMRAEAAKYERLRIESYIRQGSSRDALKVIWPNEYDSVIQFQIEGLKLVPKPVTKSSVVIPGFCFFEIDDKWENLEKTFPKLCQKSVFVKSNGKLFLSSKNLHEKILTSIVDAASVIVQNTIRDNKEVEFSITRKKNPPAINITIHLNEEAHNQFMVAGKLRKAEDGTGEIDLDIVPAMKLREDTTTTYQGTRLGSPIHAVCKWVEGDMNQMLEFVSETEKPLVWHINSSGYEKHTLDVIRTTARGQYILTALRIMKTYFVRAKTLAKDKKQSPPQLVTVLKSYHLKQIALYEVMFTCHLRPTVALNNTYDALLYFISLLEAALDAKHLPHFYYSNPLVTLMYPGYEPTVGPKYDLFRKCPADALLQAKKVLQNQLVTTLRLVRTEKQDMAKLVNEFKDKILYGKYF from the exons ATGGGAGCATTTTGGGGAGTTCCGACGAATACCGAAGACACTCGAGTTGTTACGACTATTATGGCGGATGGCAATGGTGACGTATCCAGCGCATTTGAGCGGATGAGC TTAGATCCCAAACATATTGGCGCCAACTTCAACGAATGGGTAAAGCCAGTAGCCAACTTCGACGGATGCGATCAAGGTTGGATTAAGAGTTTAAAGGAATCCGAGTTGATAG GTGACATAGATTTCGGGTCAAAGCCGTGGGCACGCTCTCGAGAGGCCGTTGATTACGTCATGAAGGAGCTCCAGAACGCGATGCGCGCGGAAGCCGCCAAGTACGAGCGTCTGAGGATCGAGTCTTACATCCGGCAAGGAAGCTCTCGGGACGCACTCAAGGTCATTTGGCCGAACGAGTACGATTCCGTAATTCAGTTTCAGATAGAAGGTTTGAAGCTTGTCCCCAAACCGGTTACGAAATCCTCTGTTGTAATCCCCGGGTTTTGTTTCTTCGAGATCGACGATAAATGGGAAAATTTGGAGAAAACCTTTCCGAAGCTCTGCCAAAAAAGCGTGTTCGTAAAGTCGAATGGGAAGTTGTTCCTTAGCTCAAAGAACCTTCACGAGAAGATACTGACTTCAATCGTGGATGCGGCGAGCGTAATTGTTCAAAATACGATACGAGACAACAAAGAGGTTGAGTTTAGCATCACCAGAAAAAAGAATCCGCCGGCTATAAACATCACTATTCATCTCAATGAAGAGGCTCATAACCAGTTCATGGTGGCAGGTAAGCTTAGAAAAGCGGAAGACGGAACAGGCGAGATTGACCTGGATATAGTTCCTGCTATGAAATTGCGGGAGGACACAACAACGACGTACCAAGGTACCCGCCTCGGTAGCCCCATCCACGCGGTCTGCAAATGGGTGGAGGGAGACATGAACCAAATGCTAGAATTCGTCTCTGAGACAGAGAAACCCCTGGTGTGGCATATTAACTCCTCGGGCTACGAGAAACACACGCTGGATGTTATCAGGACCACTGCAAGGGGGCAGTACATTCTGACAGCCTTGCGCATTATGAAGACGTACTTCGTCAGAGCTAAGACGCTAGCCAAGGATAAAAAACAGTCTCCACCCCAACTTGTAACCGTGCTGAAATCGTACCACTTGAAGCAGATCGCGCTCTACGAAGTCATGTTCACATGCCACTTGCGTCCGACCGTTGCCCTTAACAACACATACGATGCTCTGCTGTACTTCATTAGTCTTCTGGAAGCGGCCCTGGACGCAAAGCACTTGCCCCATTTCTATTACTCCAATCCGCTGGTTACCCTGATGTACCCCGGCTACGAGCCGACTGTTGGCCCAAAGTATGACCTGTTCCGGAAGTGCCCGGCTGACGCTCTGCTTCAGGCAAAGAAAGTCCTTCAGAATCAGCTGGTCACCACCTTACGCCTCGTTCGCACGGAAAAACAAGACATGGCCAAGTTGGTCAACGAGTTTAAAGATAAAATCTTGTACGGGAAATACTTTTGA
- the LOC127876197 gene encoding uncharacterized protein LOC127876197 isoform X3, with amino-acid sequence MGAFWGVPTNTEDTRVVTTIMADGNGDVSSAFERMSLDPKHIGANFNEWVKPVANFDGCDQGWIKSLKESELIGDIDFGSKPWARSREAVDYVMKELQNAMRAEAAKYERLRIESYIRQGSSRDALKVIWPNEYDSVIQFQIEGLKLVPKPVTKSSVVIPGFCFFEIDDKWENLEKTFPKLCQKSVFVKSNGKLFLSSKNLHEKILTSIVDAASVIVQNTIRDNKEVEFSITRKKNPPAINITIHLNEEAHNQFMVAGKLRKAEDGTGEIDLDIVPAMKLREDTTTTYQGTRLGSPIHAVCKWVEGDMNQMLEFVSETEKPLVWHINSSGYEKHTLDVIRTTARGQYILTALRIMKTYFVRAKTLAKDKKQSPPQLVTVLKSYHLKQIALYEVMFTCHLRPTVALNNTYDALLYFISLLEAALDAKHLPHFYYSNPLVTLMYPGYEPTVGPKYDLFRKCPADALLQAKKVLQNQLVTTLRLVRTEKQDMTKLVNEFKDKILSGKYS; translated from the exons ATGGGAGCATTTTGGGGAGTTCCGACGAATACCGAAGACACTCGAGTTGTTACGACTATTATGGCGGATGGCAATGGTGACGTATCCAGCGCATTTGAGCGGATGAGC TTAGATCCCAAACATATTGGCGCCAACTTCAACGAATGGGTAAAGCCAGTAGCCAACTTCGACGGATGCGATCAAGGTTGGATTAAGAGTTTAAAGGAATCCGAGTTGATAG GTGACATAGATTTCGGGTCAAAGCCGTGGGCACGCTCTCGAGAGGCCGTTGATTACGTCATGAAGGAGCTCCAGAACGCGATGCGCGCGGAAGCCGCCAAGTACGAGCGTCTGAGGATCGAGTCTTACATCCGGCAAGGAAGCTCTCGGGACGCACTCAAGGTCATTTGGCCGAACGAGTACGATTCCGTAATTCAGTTTCAGATAGAAGGTTTGAAGCTTGTCCCCAAACCGGTTACGAAATCCTCTGTTGTAATCCCCGGGTTTTGTTTCTTCGAGATCGACGATAAATGGGAAAATTTGGAGAAAACCTTTCCGAAGCTCTGCCAAAAAAGCGTGTTCGTAAAGTCGAATGGGAAGTTGTTCCTTAGCTCAAAGAACCTTCACGAGAAGATACTGACTTCAATCGTGGATGCGGCGAGCGTAATTGTTCAAAATACGATACGAGACAACAAAGAGGTTGAGTTTAGCATCACCAGAAAAAAGAATCCGCCGGCTATAAACATCACTATTCATCTCAATGAAGAGGCTCATAACCAGTTCATGGTGGCAGGTAAGCTTAGAAAAGCGGAAGACGGAACAGGCGAGATTGACCTGGATATAGTTCCTGCTATGAAATTGCGGGAGGACACAACAACGACGTACCAAGGTACCCGCCTCGGTAGCCCCATCCACGCGGTCTGCAAATGGGTGGAGGGAGACATGAACCAAATGCTAGAATTCGTCTCTGAGACAGAGAAACCCCTGGTGTGGCATATTAACTCCTCGGGCTACGAGAAACACACGCTGGATGTTATCAGGACCACTGCAAGGGGGCAGTACATTCTGACAGCCTTGCGCATTATGAAGACGTACTTCGTCAGAGCTAAGACGCTAGCCAAGGATAAAAAACAGTCTCCACCCCAACTTGTAACCGTGCTGAAATCGTACCACTTGAAGCAGATCGCGCTCTACGAAGTCATGTTCACATGCCACTTGCGTCCGACCGTTGCCCTTAACAACACATACGATGCTCTGCTGTACTTCATTAGTCTTCTGGAAGCGGCCCTGGACGCAAAGCACTTGCCCCATTTCTATTACTCCAATCCGCTGGTTACCCTGATGTACCCCGGCTACGAGCCGACTGTTGGCCCAAAGTATGACCTGTTCCGGAAGTGCCCGGCTGACGCTCTGCTTCAGGCAAAGAAAGTCCTTCAGAATCAGCTGGTCACCAC